A stretch of Crossiella cryophila DNA encodes these proteins:
- a CDS encoding TIGR03086 family metal-binding protein, translating to MLTTDLRQLNRRAVLDSITAVDRIKPTDLGRPTPCADWTVEDLLAHMTVQHHGFAAAAEGDGANPAVWEVRPLGADPVAEYREAADRVLAAFAAPGALERDFALAEFGVTVPGWRAVGFHLIDYVVHGWDVARALGDSYRLAPELVEVALGIALAVPDDESRGQPGAPFGPGVPGEGVGLDRILLALGRSPHWPA from the coding sequence ATGCTTACGACTGACCTACGGCAACTGAACCGACGAGCGGTACTGGACAGCATCACCGCGGTAGACCGGATCAAACCCACCGACCTGGGCCGCCCAACCCCCTGCGCGGACTGGACGGTCGAGGACCTGCTGGCCCACATGACGGTGCAACACCACGGCTTCGCCGCCGCGGCCGAGGGTGACGGCGCCAACCCGGCGGTGTGGGAGGTGCGACCACTCGGCGCGGACCCGGTGGCGGAGTACCGGGAAGCGGCGGACCGGGTACTCGCGGCGTTCGCGGCGCCGGGGGCACTGGAGCGGGATTTCGCACTGGCCGAGTTCGGGGTGACGGTGCCGGGGTGGCGGGCGGTGGGGTTTCACCTGATCGATTACGTGGTGCACGGGTGGGATGTGGCTCGGGCGCTGGGGGATTCGTATCGGTTGGCGCCGGAGTTGGTGGAGGTCGCGTTGGGGATCGCGTTGGCGGTGCCGGATGACGAGAGCCGGGGGCAGCCGGGGGCGCCGTTCGGGCCGGGGGTGCCGGGGGAGGGGGTGGGGCTGGATCGGATTCTGCTGGCGCTGGGGCGTTCGCCGCACTGGCCGGCCTGA
- a CDS encoding SUKH-3 domain-containing protein, translating to MGNRFPVEVERLLLVAGWSPGRAVEADPCLAAWRSLGLDAEAGPVDFVREFDGLFVRHPPYIDAAGVRHWDHTRFDVAGSVQGISPLMHREYSGLAGMDLYPVGENRWHATLLAGADGGLFCGVDNYLLGYFGRLDAVVAEICRGVRPVLVGEWELGSD from the coding sequence GTGGGGAATCGGTTTCCGGTCGAGGTCGAGCGGTTGTTGCTGGTCGCGGGATGGAGTCCGGGTCGCGCGGTTGAGGCGGACCCATGTCTGGCGGCTTGGCGTTCGCTGGGGCTTGATGCCGAGGCTGGGCCGGTGGACTTCGTGCGTGAGTTCGATGGGCTGTTCGTGCGTCATCCGCCATATATCGATGCTGCTGGCGTGCGGCACTGGGATCACACGCGATTTGATGTTGCCGGATCGGTTCAGGGCATCTCACCGCTGATGCATCGCGAGTATTCTGGTCTGGCCGGTATGGATCTTTATCCGGTGGGGGAGAATCGATGGCACGCGACATTGCTGGCCGGTGCCGATGGCGGGCTGTTCTGTGGGGTCGACAACTATCTGCTCGGCTACTTCGGCAGGTTGGACGCGGTGGTGGCGGAGATTTGCCGCGGAGTGCGTCCAGTTCTGGTAGGAGAGTGGGAGCTGGGTTCGGACTGA
- a CDS encoding MarR family winged helix-turn-helix transcriptional regulator: MTGRRRDLAAMIGPLVRGLVAAELPVLRAHGVSMWAYSVLTALDEGPVRTQAALAQAIGADKTRIIGVLDGLQQQGLIERRADPADRRVRLVSITERGTALRRAAQAEIQAKEERVLARLPSAERAAFLAALETLSAVPPEEIAGA; this comes from the coding sequence ATGACCGGGCGCCGTCGCGATCTCGCGGCCATGATCGGGCCGCTGGTGCGGGGGCTGGTCGCGGCCGAGCTGCCGGTGTTGCGGGCGCACGGGGTGTCAATGTGGGCTTATTCGGTGCTGACCGCGCTGGATGAGGGGCCGGTGCGGACGCAGGCGGCGCTGGCGCAGGCCATCGGGGCGGACAAGACGCGGATCATCGGGGTCCTAGATGGGTTGCAGCAGCAGGGGTTGATCGAGCGGCGGGCTGATCCGGCGGATCGGCGGGTGCGGCTGGTGTCGATCACCGAGCGGGGGACCGCGTTGCGACGGGCGGCACAGGCCGAGATCCAGGCCAAGGAGGAGCGGGTGCTGGCCCGGTTGCCCTCGGCGGAGCGGGCCGCGTTCCTCGCGGCGCTGGAAACGCTCTCGGCGGTGCCGCCGGAGGAGATCGCCGGGGCTTAG